atttttcattgGTCAATTCACGTCTCATTGGTCACATGACGTCTCTTGTCTCAACTGACATTTTCTGAAAACACTTTAAACTCTTTACTTGACGACGTAACAATCgatttttttgaagaaattttatttttttttggtgaaCCTTTCAAACTGCAACAGACAAAAGTTTAAGCAAAATCAATTACATTTTCACAAATTAAGggcaaagaaaacgaaaaatacccctttttaaaacttttctgtaGTTCTACAGAGATAGCGATTGAGAGAAAATGGCTGACATATTTTTAAGCCATGACATTAAACGACTTCTTAGCGAGAAATTTTTGGTCATTATTGGCGACTCTATCCAGCGAGCCATTTACAAAGACATTGTGTCAATGTTGAGTGACAGAGGAAACAATTTTTATCTGACTGACGGCGACATGAGAGTAAAAGGCGAATTATCGTTCAGTGGAGACACTTTGTTGAAAGGCGGCTGTCAAAACGGAATGACGAACGGTATTGATTATTGTGAAATCAGACAGTATCGGAACGACTCGTTTTTTATACGATTTTATTTTGTAACACGATGTTTTAACAAAAAAGTTGAAGAAATTCTGGACGATCTCAAGAAAATTCCCCCTGACATTTTAATAATGAATTCCTGCCTGTGGGACTTGAGCCGCTATGGCGCGAACGGTTGGCCAGCCTACAAAGAGAAACTGAAGATTCTGTTCGACTCACTCTTGAAGACGCTCAAGCCCAGCTGTCTGGTCATATGGAACAGTACCTTACCAGTCTCTACAGAAGCGTACGGTGGTTTCCTGGGATCGAAAGCCCGCTCCCAGAAACAGAGACTCCCCAAAGATATACTAGCAGCTAACGAATTCGTCTACAACCTTATAAAGGACTACCCGTTTGATTTTCTCGACTTGCACTACTTTCTTCGCTACCACAGGCACAGACTGAGTAAAGATGGAATTCACTGGGACATGACGGCTCACCGCCGCATCAGCAATCTCCTCTTCACACACGTTTCTGAAGCCTGGGGGATCCTTTGCCAGGCCGCGTGCCACCCCAATTCCACCCGTGTCGACTGGACAGCACGAAGGCGGCGTATGGAAGCGGCGATGCATTCCCATGCATCCACCCCTCTTTGGGCTCAATCTTTACAGGATTCGGCAAAGATAACCAGAAAATGAGCACTTTGATAAACAGCTTCCGTGAAGTGAGCGAACATGTCACATATCGGCGAATGCACGACAATATCCTGTATGGACGAAGGGGCAGGCGAATGCACCACGCCTCGATGAGTCTGGTGTCGAAATCCAAGCAGAAAGTGTTGCACACGAGAAGATGCAAGCGTTTAAACTCCACCAACAAACGGTCAAAACGATCGAAAAAACGGAAAAGCGAAAGCaaataacttctttttttctatcttttacttcatTTGAAAACTTTTTACAGTTTAAATCATATTAATAATGCAACACTTTTATTTTCacagttaatttttattttcgtaaagaaaaacaaaccaaaaataaggaaaaagctaaaactttttttcacttaaaaaccccccaaaaaacttaTTGAATCCTGAAAACGATGGAACAGTAACGTTGAACAATTAATTACTCACCTGTGACGAAGCTCAAAACAAACATCCATGAATATTTCTGTAGTTCGAAGCGCGAACTACGGTTGTGTTCGTCATAATTATTATCACTCACCCACCTCATTTATTTTGGCTTTAAACCAAACCAACAATAATTGGTGCTAATTCCATTTTTTTGTAAACTAATTTCTACGACTGGAATGTCGTTTAAGAATTTTTTTGAAAGTTTCACAATAAAGGTATTACAGAGATAACAGTATAAATATTGTGTGTCTTTTGTGCAAAggctgtttatattttttgtgataTAGTAAGCTATTGGACTGTGAAGTGTggcattcatgcctttcccaCCGGTAATAATGCACATGGAGATTGAAAACAGCTGGCGaagtttgtttgtgtatacatagaaTATACGCACGTGCGTatattatttgtttgtaaataaataagcgcGTGTATAAATAAGGCAGAACTATTTTGGTGTCCCCCAAAATTTGtttataactttctgaaaaatacatTATTAGCGAAATTTTGCAGAGGTGTTTTTGAAAGTGTATATAATGCCGAtagaattgagaaaaaaaaatatttggcaaaCCGTAACATCGCCAAATATTTTGGGAGAGTTTCAGACCGCTCTTCCCTCTATTCGATTTTGTTGtcattttccttattttaacatttttcacttgttttttttttttttctttgagatttCCGCAGTCGAATCTTGAACACCACATAATCCACATCCCAGAAAATGGTTTTCTGTAAAATATCATTTCACACTATTTATTTTAAAGTCGGAAAGGGCCGGAGAAATGGTTTGAAACTCATCCAAAAATCCTTTTTTCAATGGCAAGGGTTAAAATACGTACATCCGGTGTTCAGGGTTAATGTCGAAGGCGAGTCGTGTGCGTATTATTTACCTCCGCCAAAagtaattttcataaaattacGAGGAAGTCGGCGGGGCCTCAAACTGTAGTTATACCACATACAGGCACAATGTTTGTTATTGAATTTCAAACACGAAATGTTTGTAAATTGGTTGAGGCATTTCATGAATAAAACCAgtccatttgtatttatattgtccaaagtcaagtgtgtgtatatgcgtagatttgggtataaatatatttatatacacgtgtttgtgtaAATACTGGTTTTTCTGTCTACACgtggttgtgtttatatatgacatTGTTATAAATTTGTAAGCAGGGCAGCTTCAAGTATTATTGTCTAGTCTCAGGTCTGACCTAACAATTAAAGCCGTTCTATCCGTGACCGTCCAGTTTACTTAGAGAAATCTACAACAGACATCTGAATTGACTGAGAGTACATTAAATGTTTGCGAAACCGaaactttaaaatgaaattaatgttaACAGTCGGGCGGTATTTGATCTCACGTGCGTTCTGCAACAGTTGACTCCATCGCTGctgaacatcacacacacacacacacacacactcattcagtctctctctctctctcacacactcattcagtctctctctctcacacacacacacattgttcttCAATCATTTGATTTTTAAGTAGTGTAGAAAAATTAAGATTG
Above is a window of Octopus sinensis linkage group LG25, ASM634580v1, whole genome shotgun sequence DNA encoding:
- the LOC115224374 gene encoding PC-esterase domain-containing protein 1B-like codes for the protein MADIFLSHDIKRLLSEKFLVIIGDSIQRAIYKDIVSMLSDRGNNFYLTDGDMRVKGELSFSGDTLLKGGCQNGMTNGIDYCEIRQYRNDSFFIRFYFVTRCFNKKVEEILDDLKKIPPDILIMNSCLWDLSRYGANGWPAYKEKLKILFDSLLKTLKPSCLVIWNSTLPVSTEAYGGFLGSKARSQKQRLPKDILAANEFVYNLIKDYPFDFLDLHYFLRYHRHRLSKDGIHWDMTAHRRISNLLFTHVSEAWGILCQAACHPNSTRVDWTARRRRMEAAMHSHASTPLWAQSLQDSAKITRK